From Procambarus clarkii isolate CNS0578487 chromosome 65, FALCON_Pclarkii_2.0, whole genome shotgun sequence, one genomic window encodes:
- the dgt6 gene encoding uncharacterized protein dgt6, with protein MSTLHSSFTDRRDMGQILYSSLLILGLDAAALEHSLRTPVNPKMFVHMNKKLGEAILHFLFVCIDREKAAKVFRDCWPLLEKKQEAQFHRATFDWYKSLQQSYGQPVPAVVAKTFMAPGGPKFSSTVKTLIRIALHSSILRKAPDCTLLHFPSHSRSPQLNRRTLLLLQASKLAHHRNYITKQKNRMEILQSFRDRARELTSMYRRLCSENEIADEEFKTALNNNTALSQHQKETFLVAPSSVIKKEILDDIAEMNSTASKLWEKVEGFQKVEEASWKIISSLLDGTTFLSHINGSMYSPQVPEIVYKTHASTINKMGLHGLYRDDKLDLLSLMQYSNLTLRCLLDKVHSIHGQAKPESIEELNVQSGRVTSLSEMVNNLSSRMNTLLPSLLESVALYRSNVVSTCPASHTSDLEGKPHLCPPTPPLKLINTPVAIKGGTKYALMQLTPGTQNMKCLSQSGMNLTPNKLFSTIDIMRAAKKSPKANVVFSTAKHKDDSIQVMGGEHSSRLVSEAGLTMAMLTVDCRGRYQKKKEQSQEPVQTANNPTLEKQGYRSCIPKRRLIPKVLVNSSAQSTMTDIDISNMMEDFSNSLLDKLPNIKADNSDDSGVPELLGATLWDDVTQNGSSVDSGCVEMSSDSDTLLDVLGKMSIAPNRENVGLNEGNRSLRGTPRSKTKADLSLQSGRPTTPQQQQLSDVTIQNDQPVNLDNEFSQSLLAKLSFLAQSPLREETASVSSRTFREFDDYVSLECKAQNPVRRTCDEDASRSGEVEILRHDSKTKLNLLIEQVQQMKSMYPSETGLSKVRTKEVESKSNFMSYVENLKNVKDSNGKFSGRELENVLNVVGKDNTTLSTCNISLMEDFIPTKTDSNKYEKDAMNVDIHEDFHSNLRRMCKFLGDDDDDDDDTLTENNLEVKNAGEIIDAEETFASSTEIQNILGTAYQKSSYLPENSVFDTLIDSILTGESSSSILNDEAVKAEIRRESITSRRLSLTRDRTSFSSNKRLSGFFASCPGILDENDSCLLSSSLDDIFDV; from the exons ATGTCAACACTACACTCCTCATTTACTGACCGAAGAGACATGGGTCAGATTCTCTACTCATCTCTACTGATCTTAGGTTTGGATGCTGCTGCACTTGAGCACAGCTTGCGAACCCCAGTAAACCCG AAAATGTTTGTCCACATGAATAAGAAACTAGGAGAAGCAATACTTCATTTTTTATTTGTATGTATTGATCGAGAGAAAGCGGCAAAAGTATTCCGTGACTGTTGGCCATTGTTAGAAAAGAAGCAGGAGGCCCAGTTCCACAGGGCGACATTTGATTGGTACAAGTCCCTTCAGCAG AGTTACGGACAACCAGTACCAGCTGTCGTGGCTAAAACATTCATGGCTCCCGGTGGTCCCAAATTCTCCTCAACAGTAAAGACTCTTATACGCATAGCTTTGCACTCTTCAATTCTCAGGAAAG CTCCAGATTGTACCCTCCTTCACTTTCCATCTCACAGTCGCAGTCCACAGTTGAATCGAAGAACATTGTTATTACTACAAGCATCCAAACTTGCTCATCATCGAAATTATATTACAAAACAGAAGAACCGCATGGAAATCTTGCAGAGTTTCCGGGATAGAGCTAG GGAGTTGACAAGTATGTATCGTAGACTGTGCTCTGAGAATGAAATAGCTGATGAAGAATTCAAAACGGCACTCAACAACAACACGGCACTGAGCCAGCATCAGAAGGAGACTTTTCTTGTGGCTCCTTCATCTGTAATTAAAAAAG AGATCCTGGACGATATAGCAGAAATGAACAGTACTGCAAGTAAATTATGGGAAAAAGTTGAAGGGTTTCAGAAAGTTGAAGAGGCATCATGGAAAATCATCTCCTCTTTGTTAGACGGAACAACTTTTCTTTCACATATAAATGGCTCAATGTACTCGCCACAAGTCCCTGAAATAGTGTACAAAACTCATGCAAGCACGATAAACAAG ATGGGTCTGCATGGTCTCTACCGTGATGACAAGCTGGACCTACTGAGCTTGATGCAGTATTCCAATTTGACTCTACGTTGCCTACTTGACAAAGTTCACAGCATTCACGGCCAAGCTAAACCTG AATCTATCGAAGAGCTGAATGTTCAGTCGGGTCGAGTAACAAGTTTAAGCGAAATGGTTAACAATTTGAGTAGTCGAATGAATACCCTTTTGCCTTCCCTACTGGAGAGTGTTGCCCTTTATAGGAGTAATGTTGTTTCAACCTGCCCAGCATCTCATACATCGGATTTAG AAGGAAAACCTCATCTatgccccccaacaccaccactaaaacTTATAAATACTCCTGTAGCCATCAAGGGTGGGACAAAATATGCTCTGATGCAGCTCACACCAG GTACACAGAATATGAAGTGTTTATCTCAAAGTGGTATGAACCTGACACCAAATAAGCTGTTTTCTACTATTGACATCATGCGGGCAGCCAAGAAGTCTCCCAAAGCTAATGTTGTATTCTCCACTGCCAAACACAAAGATGATTCTATCCAG GTAATGGGTGGGGAGCACTCAAGCAGACTAGTTAGTGAGGCTGGGCTGACAATGGCTATGTTGACGGTAGACTGCCGTGGTCGCTATCAGAAGAAGAAAGAACAAAGTCAGGAGCCCGTCCAGACTGCCAATAATCCCACCCTTGAAAAGCAAG GCTACAGATCTTGCATTCCTAAAAGGCGTCTCATCCCTAAGGTTCTTGTAAATTCCTCTGCACAAAGCACCATGACAGATATAGATATTAGTAATATGATGGAAGACTTCAGCAATTCTTTACTTGATAAA CTGCCAAATATCAAGGCTGACAACAGCGATGACAGTGGTGTGCCCGAGCTCCTTGGTGCCACTCTGTGGGACGACGTTACTCAGAATGGATCCTCGGTTGACTCAG GTTGTGTAGAGATGTCTTCAGATTCTGATACTTTGCTGGATGTATTAGGGAAGATGAGCATTGCTCCAAACCGAGAGAATGTTGGGCTGAATGAAGGCAACAGATCCTTGAGAGGCACTCCACGGTCAAAAACTAAAGCTGACCTTTCCTTACAAAGTGGTAGACCAACAACTCCCCAACAGCAGCAATTATCAGATGTAACAATACAGAATGATCAACCAGTAAACTTGGATAACGAATTTTCGCAAAGCCTCTTGGCAAAATTGTCGTTTCTTGCTCAAAGTCCACTTAGGGAAGAGACAGCATCAGTGTCTTCTAGAACATTTAGAGAGTTTGATGACTATGTTTCTTTAGAATGTAAGGCTCAAAATCCAGTAAGACGTACATGTGATGAGGACGCTAGCCGTAGTGGTGAAGTGGAAATACTTAGACATGATTCTAAAACTAAATTAAATCTATTGATCGAACAGGTCCAGCAGATGAAATCAATGTATCCCTCAGAAACAGGTTTATCTAAAGTTAGAACAAAGGAAGTTGaatcaaaatcaaattttatGTCTTACGTTGAGAATTTGAAAAATGTAAAGGATAGTAATGGGAAGTTTTCGGGAAGAGAGCTTGAGAATGTCCTGAATGTTGTTGGAAAAGATAATACAACGTTGAGCACCTGCAACATCAGCCTCATGGAAGACTTTATACCTACCAAGACTGATTCTAACAAATATGAAAAGGATGCAATGAATGTTGATATTCATGAGGATTTCCATAGTAATTTAAGAAGAATGTGCAAGTTtttaggtgatgatgatgatgatgatgacgataCGCTTACAGAAAACAATTTGGAAGTGAAG AATGCTGGGGAGATCATAGATGCAGAAGAAACCTTTGCTAGTTCTACAGAAATACAAAACATATTAGGGACTGCATATCAAAAATCTTCCTACTTGCCTGAGAACTCTGTGTTTGATACACTTATAGATTCTATTCTTACGGGCGAGTCATCGTCTTCCATTTTAAATGATGAAGCTGTGAAGGCAGAGATTCGTAGAG AAAGTATAACATCTCGTAGACTGTCCCTCACCAGGGACCGGACAAGCTTCAGCTCCAACAAACGTTTATCAGGATTCTTTGCATCTTGCCCCGGGATTCTTG ATGAAAACGATTCCTGCTTGCTGTCGTCATCATTAGATGATATTTTTGACGTCTGA